In a genomic window of Colius striatus isolate bColStr4 chromosome 2, bColStr4.1.hap1, whole genome shotgun sequence:
- the CCDC88A gene encoding girdin isoform X8 — protein sequence MENEVFTPLLEQFMSSPLVTWVKTFGPLAGGNGTNLDEYVALVDGVFLNEVMLQINPKSANQRINKKVNNDASLRIQNLSILVKQIKTYYQETLQQLIMMSLPNVLIIGKNPFSEPGTEEIKKLLLLLLGCAVQCQKKEEFIERIQGLDFDTRAAVAAHIQEVTHNQENVFDLQWMDVIVLTQEYVEPLLKNMALHLKRLIDERDEHSETIIELSEERDCLRFLPHASAAQSPCGSPGMKRTESRQHLSVELADAKAKIRRLRQELEEKTEQLLDCKQELEQMETELKRLQQENMNLLSDARSARVYRDELDALREKAIRVDKLESEVSRYKERLHDIEFYKARVEELKEDNQVLLETKTMLEDQLEGTRARSDKLHELEKENLQLKAKLHDMEMERDMDRKKIEELMEENMTLEMAQKQSMDESLHLGWELEQINRTTELSEVPQKSLGHEVNELTSSRLLKLEMENQSLLKTVEELQSAVGSVEGSTSKILKMEKENQRLSKKLEELENEISQEKQSLQNSQNLSKDLMKEKAQFEKTLEALRENSERQIKLLEQENEHLNQTVASLRQRSQISAEARMKEIEKENKILHESIKETSSKLNKIEFEKKQIRKELEHYKEKGERAEELENELHHLEKENELLQKKITNLKITCEKIEALEQENSDLEMENRKLKKALDSLKNLTFQLESLEKENSQLDEENLELRRTIESLKCTSIKVAQLQLENKELESEKEQLKKSLELMKASFKKTERLEVSYQGLDTENQRLQKALENSNKKIQQLESELQDLESENQTLQKNLEELKISSKRLEQLEKENKLLEQETSQLEKDKKQLEKENKRLRQQAEIKDSTLEENNVKISNLEKENKSLFKEIVVYKESCGRLKELEKENKELVKRATIDKKTLVTLREDLVSEKLKTQQMNNDLEKLAHELEKIGLNKERLLHDEQSSDDSRYKLLESKLESTLKKSLEIKEEKIAALEARLEESTNLNQQLRQELKTVKKNYEALKQRQEEERMVQNSPPRSGEDNQPVNKWEKENQETTRELLKVKDRLIEVERNNATLQAEKQALKTQLKQLETQNSNLQAQILALQRQTVSLQEQNTTLQTQNAKLQVENSTLNSQSTSLMNQNAQLLIQQSALENENEGVLKEREDLKSLYESLLKDHEKLEHLHERQASEYESLIAKHGSLKSAHKNLEVEHKDLEDRYNQLLKQKVQLEELEKVLKIEQEKMLQQNEKHESVAADYKKLCDENGRLTNTYSQLLRENEVLQTDHKNLKTLLNNSKLEQTRLEAEFSKLKEQYQQLDITSTKLNNQCELLSQLKGNLEEENRHLLDQIQTLMLQNRTLLEQNMESKDLFHVEQRQYIDKLNELRRQKEKLEEKIMDQYKFYEPSPPRRRGNWITLKMRKLIKSKKDVNRERLKSVTLTPTRSESSEGFLQLPHQDSQDSSSVGSNSLEDGQTLGTKKSSMVALKRLPFLRNRPKEKDKMKAFYRRSMYTTSFEDVSPQGISDDSSTGSRVHGVQDIICADALAPPVRGISTMCKVPCQICSSRPASLDSGRTSTSNSNNNASLHEVKAGAVNQSRPQSHSSGEFSLLHDHEAWSSSSSSPIQYLKGHTRSSPVLQQRTSETLDSRGKQMKTGSPGSEVVTLQQFLEESNKSTSGELKSASEENLLDEVMKSLSESAELTGKDKLRRQPGAGCGIVRSFSVKNTIEFSDGRSLKPEQLVRPSLRRSDDTYFTSSPIKFTSGAQGKARSVKDKMQSVSQRQSRDCNPYATLPRASSVISTAEGTTRRTSIHDFLSKDSRQPVSVDPAPSTADRSVPATSSEYSAHQLSPNLFHCVAYRVDCVPESDAANPVNPPYVGCNSDGPKTSKVGRSHFHQRTSLSTSVFHDTLSPSGNDSTGLFTVHKPFLSLNTELVSNISGLPHRSPSKPADQASLSAFRPLPKNAEEPPAHQKPAHSEQRSVPAAESVPTTSVSASEAQSPLLVSEDNKTVWYEYGCV from the exons AGCCAGgtactgaagaaataaaaaaactccTCCTCCTTTTACTTGGCTGTGCAGTTCAG tgtcagaaaaaagaagaatttattGAAAGAATCCAAGGTCTGGATTTTGACACACGAGCAGCTGTTGCAGCCCATATCCAAGAG GTAACTCATAATCAGGAAAACGTGTTTGATCTGCAGTGGATGGATGTCATTGTACTGACACAAGAGTATGTTGAACCTCTGTTGAAAAATATGGCGTTGCATTTAAAAAGACTTATAGATGAAAGAGATGAGCACTCAGAG ACTATCATCGAGCTCTCAGAAGAGCGGGACTGTCTCCGTTTCCTACctcacgcatcagcagcacaatcACCTTGTGGATCTCCTGGCATGAAGCGCACTGAGAGCAGACAGCACCTGTCAGTGGAGCTCGCAGATGCCAAAGCAAAGATAAGAAGGCTTAGGCAAGAGCT TGAGGAAAAGACTGAGCAGTTGCTTGACTGTAAACAAGAACTTGAGCAGATGGAAACTGAACTGAAGAGACTTCAGCAAGAG AATATGAATTTACTGTCAGATGCCCGTTCTGCCAGGGTGTATAGAGATGAGTTGGATGCTCTTCGTGAGAAGGCAATACGAGTCGACAAGCTTGAAAGTGAAGTCAGCCGGTATAAAGAGCGGCTGCATGATATTGAATTCTACAAAGCTAGAGTGGAG GAGTTAAAGGAAGACAATCAAGTGCTGCTAGAAACAAAGACAATGTTGGAAGATCAGTTAGAGGGGACACGAGCCCGTTCCGATAAATTACATGAGTTAGAAAAAGAGAATCTACAACTAAAAGCTAAATTACATGATATGGAGATG GAGCGTGACATGGACAGAAAGAAGATTGAGGAACTCATGGAGGAAAATATGACTCTAGAAATGGCTCAGAAACAAAGTATGGATGAATCATTGCATCTGGGCTGGGAACTTGAACAGATAAATAGGACTACTGAGCTTTCTGAAG tgCCACAGAAGTCACTTGGTCATGAGGTGAATGAACTGACATCAAGCAGATTATTGAAGCTGGAAATGGAAAACCAAAGTTTGCTGAAGACAGTGGAAGAATTACAAAGTGCAGTGGGTTCTGTGGAAGGCAGTACTTCAAAGATTctgaaaatggagaaagaaaaccaaagactTAGCAAAAAG CTTGAAGAGCTCGAGAATGAAATTAGCCAAGAGAAACAAAGTCTTCAGAACAGCCAAAATTTGAGTAAAGAtttgatgaaagaaaaagcacagttTGAAAAGACACTGGAAGCACTTCGAGAAAACTCAGAGCGACAA ATTAAACTATTAGAACAGGAAAATGAACACTTGAATCAAACAGTAGCTTCTCTGAGACAACGCTCACAAATCAGTGCTGAAGCaagaatgaaagaaattgaaaaagagAATAAGATCCTTCACGAGTCTATTAAAGAGACCAGCAGTAAGTTAAATAAGATTGaatttgagaaaaaacaaatcaggaaAGAACTGGAACACTacaaagagaaaggggagaggGCAGAAGAACTTGAGAATGAGCTGCATCACCTCGAGAAAGAAAACGagttgttacagaaaaaaataactaactTAAAAATTACTTGTGAGAAGATCGAGGCCTTAGAACAAGAGAACTCAGACCTGGAAATGGAgaacagaaagctgaaaaaagCTTTGGATAGCCtaaaaaatctcacttttcaATTAGAATCCTTAGAAAAGGAGAATTCACAACTCGATGAAGAAAACTTAGAGTTAAGGAGAACGATTGAATCCTTGAAGTGTACCAGCATTAAAGTGGCGCAGTTACAGTTAGAAAACAAGGAGCTAGAGAGTGAAAAGGAGCAGCTTAAAAAAAGCCTTGAACTCATGAAAGCCTCATTTAAGAAAACTGAACGCTTGGAAGTCAGCTACCAAGGGCTAGACACAGAAAACCAAAGGCTACAGAAAGCCCTCGAAAACAGCAATAAGAAGATTCAGCAACTCGAAAGCGAATTACAGGATTTAGAGTCTGAAAATCAGACTCTGCAAAAGAACTTGGAAGAGTTAAAAATCTCTAGTAAGCGCCTAGAGCAATTGGAGAAGGAGAATAAGTTGTTAGAACAAGAGACTTCTCAGCTGGAAAAAGATAAGAAACagctagaaaaagaaaacaaaaggcttCGGCAACAAGCAGAGATTAAAGACAGTACTTTAGaagaaaacaatgtaaaaattAGTAacctggaaaaggaaaacaaatctctATTCAAAGAAATAGTTGTGTATAAAGAGTCGTGTGGACGCCTGaaagagctggaaaaagaaaacaaggagcTGGTGAAAAGGGCCACCATTGATAAGAAAACCCTGGTCACTCTAAGAGAG GACTTGGTGAGTGAAAAATTGAAGACCCAACAAATGAACAATGATCTAGAAAAACTTGCCCATGAGCTTGAAAAAATAGGCTTGAACAAGGAACGTCTCCTGCACGATGAACAGAGCAGTGACGACAG CAGGTACAAGCTTTTGGAGTCTAAATTAGAATCCACACTGAAGAAGTCTCTGGagatcaaagaggaaaaaattgcAGCTTTGGAGGCTCGTTTAGAAGAATCAACAAATTTAAACCAGCAGCTCCGTCAGGAACTTAAAACA GTGAAGAAGAACTATGAAGCTCTCAAGCAAAGacaagaagaggaaaggatGGTTCAGAATTCTCCTCCAAGAAGTGGAGAAGACAATCAACCTGTCAATAAGtgggagaaagaaaatcaggaaaCTACTAGAGAGTTATTGAAAGTTAAAGATAGATTAATCGAAGTGGAAAGGAAT AATGCTACGCTGCAGGCAGAGAAGCAAGCACTGAAGACACAGTTAAAGCAACTTGAGACACAGAACAGCAATCTGCAGGCTCAGATTCTTGCACTTCAGAGACAGACTGTTTCTCTACAGGAGCAAAACACAACTCTACAAACTCAAAATGCCAAGCTACAG GTTGAAAATTCCACCCTTAATTCTCAAAGCACATCTCTCATGAATCAGAATGCACAGCTATTGATCCAGCAGTCtgctttagaaaatgaaaacgAAGGTGTGCTCAAGGAGCGTGAAGATCTGAAATCACTCTACGAATCCCTTCTCAAAGATCACGAGAAGCTGGAACACCTGCATGAACGCCAAGCTTCTGAGTATGAATCTCTGATTGCTAAACATGGAAGTCTGAAATCTGCACACAAAAACCTGGAGGTGGAGCATAAGGACTTAGAAGATAG GTACAATCAGTTGCTGAAACAGAAGGTGCAGCTGGAAGAACTGGAGAAGGTACTGAAGATAGAACAGGagaagatgctgcagcagaatGAAAAACATGAAAGTGTGGCAGCAGACTATAAAAAACTTTGTGATGAAAATGGAAG GCTTACTAATACATACAGCCAGCTCTTGAGAGAGAATGAAGTTCTCCAAACTGATCATAAGAATTTGAAGACGTTACTGAACAATTCCAAACTCGAACAAACACGATTGGAAGCTGAGTTTTCTAAACTCAAAGAGCAGTACCAACAGCTGGATATTACATCGACAAAACTAAATAATCAGTGTGAG CTGCTTAGCCAGCTTAAAGGCAACctggaggaggaaaacagaCATCTGCTAGATCAAATTCAGACATTAATGCTACAGAATAGAACGTTACTTGAACAGAATATGGAAAGCAAGGATCTCTTCCATGTAGAGCAAAGGCAGTACAT TGACAAGTTGAATGAACTAAGGCGACAAaaggagaagctggaggagAAGATAATGGATCAGTATAAATTTTATGAACCATCTCCACCAAGAAG AAGGGGCAACTGGATTACACTCAAAATGAGGAAGCTGATAAAATCTAAGAAGGATGTTAATCGAGAACGTTTGAAGTCTGTGACCCTTACGCCTACCCGCTCGGAATCCAGCGAAGGATTTCTGCAGCTGCCCCACCAGGACAGTCAGGATAGTTCCTCTGTGGGCTCAAACTCTCTTGAAGATGGCCAGACCTTGGGGACCAAAAAGAGTAGTA TGGTTGCACTGAAAAGACTGCCCTTTTTGAGGAACAGACcgaaggaaaaagacaaaatgaaggCCTTCTACCGTCGCTCCATGT ATACTACATCCTTTGAAGATGTAAGTCCACAAGGTATTAGTGATGATTCTAGTACGGGATCAAGAGTTCACG GAGTACAGGACATTATCTGTGCAGATGCTCTTGCTCCTCCTGTTCGTGGCATTTCAACAATGTGCAAGGTTCCTTGTCAAATCTGTT CTTCCAGACCAGCCAGCCTTGATAGTGGCAGAACATCCACTAGCAATAGCAATAACAATGCTTCACTCCATGAAGTCAAAG CAGGTGCAGTTAATCAAAGCAggccacagagtcacagcagcGGAGAGTTCAGCCTGCTCCACGACCACGAGGCTTGGtctagcagcagcagcagtcccaTTCAGTATCTGAAAGGTCACACAAGGTCCAGTCCTGTGCTCCAGCAAAGAACATCAGAAACACTGGATAGCCGTGGGAAACAGATGAAAACCGGTTCTCCTGGGAGTGAAGTCGTTACCCTGCAGCAGTTCTTAGAGGAAAGCAACAAGAGTACCTCGGGAGAG CTGAAATCTGCAAGCGAAGAGAATCTTTTAGATGAAGTAATGAAAAGCTTATCAGAGTCTGCAGAGCTGACAGGGAAGGACAAGCTGAGAAGACAGCCAGGTGCCGGCTGTGGTATCGTCAGATCGTTCAGTGTGAAAAACACAATTGAGTTCTCAGATGGACGGTCCCTTAAACCAGAGCAACTCGTAAGGCCCAGCCTTCGTAGAAGTGATGATACCTATTTCACTAGCTCTCCAATAAAATTCACATCAGGTGCTCAAGGGAAGGCCAGATCGGTTAAAGACAAGATGCAAAGCGTGTCCCAGCGACAATCGAGAGATTGCAACCCTTACGCCACCTTACCTCGCGCCAGCAGCGTGATTTCCACGGCAGAGGGAACCACTCGAAGGACAAGCATTCATGATTTTTTGTCTAAGGACAGTAGGCAACCTGTCTCAGTCGATCCAGCACCCTCCACCGCTGACAGAAGTGTTCCAGCAACTTCTAGTGAGTACTCAGCACACCAGCTCTCCCCTAATTTGTTTCACTGTGTGGCTTACAGAGTAGATTGTGTTCCAGAGAGCGATGCAGCTAACCCAGTTAACCCACCTTATGTAGGATGTAACTCTGATGGGCCTAAGACTTCAAAGGTGGGAAGGTCACATTTTCATCAGAGAACTTCGCTGAGCACGAGTGTGTTTCATGATACACTCAGTCCCTCTGGTAACGACAGCACAGGATTGTTCACTGTGCATAAGCCATTTTTATCCCTTAACACTGAATTAGTTAGTAATATCAGTGGATTGCCTCACAGATCTCCATCAAAACCAGCTGATCAGGCAAGCCTGTCAGCGTTCAGACCACTGCCTAAAAATGCAGAGGAGCCTCCTGCTCATCAGAAACCTGCCCATAGTGAGCAGAGGTCAGTTCCAGCTGCTGAGTCGGTTCCCACCACCTCTGTGAGCGCTAGTGAGGCTCAGTCCCCGCTCCTGGTTTCTGAAGACAATAAAACAGTGTGGTATGAGTATGGCTGTGTATGA